The sequence below is a genomic window from Paenibacillus sp. DCT19.
AAGTTCATTATACAAGGTTTAACGTACTCTTATGCTAATGAAATTGCGATGAGATGTTCGTATAACAACGAAAACCTATTTGATATTGAAGTATGCTCGAGTATATATAAGTGACATGCCATTCAGAGAAAATTATTCAAGAACTCTTTGCTTTAGCGTTTATGATGAACCTTATGAATACCAAGTTGTTAGTTTTGAATGGGACGAAGTAGGTAACGAATATTTTAAAGCAATAGTGTCTGATGACTTTTATGATAATGAAGATCTATTATTACAATTATCCCGTGCTATGTTGAAAATATATCAAAATTCCAAAATATGGATTTAAGAAGAATGGTTTTATACTTCAGATAATATAGAGAATATTAGTGATATGTCTCGCAATGACTGGTGCTACAAAAATCCAGAAATGGAGAATTGAAATTAAATTTAAGATTATTAAATATTTTAATGTTAGTACTAAGGCTTTTTTAATCTAACAGGTCGATTATGGTCAGATTACACCGTGATTACCTGTTTTATTATTTTGTCTTCTTCATTTTGGTGTGTTTCCTTAATTTCACTTGATTCGAGAAAGAGAACAACTAAGATATGCCCCTATGATTGAAAGAAAAATAACAAAGGGGAGATTTACTATGGCTTCAATAGCTGAATTAGCAGAAGAGATTAAAACTGATAAGATAAAAAACGAAGATTTAATAGTATGTTTAGAAGCAAGAAATTTAAGGGTTGTTGCTATGGCAATGTTCAAGTTAATTGAAAGAAATTACTGTAATATTAGCATTGTAGATAGACTATCTGAACTTGGAGAACTTTTAACAGATAATAAATTTATTGGACCATGGCAATTCGGACATGTTGCTATAGCTACGCTATCTCTTCTAGAAAATGAGGATGCAAAAATTAAGTTTAACGAACTTTTTGAGAGACTGAGTGATAATGATAAATATTTAGTAGATAATTTTATCAAATCAGAATCTTATAAAATATAGAGCTAGGGCTTACCAGTAAATAAAAAAAATGAAGGAACACTACTTATATAAAATGCACCCCATAAAGTAGACATTGGCTAAACCTAGGGTTTTTCCAATGAAATTTTAGGAGGCATTTTGTTTTTTTTATTGCGATTAAAGGACAAAAGTTTAGGAACAATTTGGGAAATTAAAAAGAGGCTATGTGTCTGCCTATCCACAGACCCCATTGTTTCTTTGACAAGATCAAGGGTTTCGAATGAACCATAGAAAGGTGCTCCGCCCGATTCAAATACTCTGTACCCATTCTCGAATTTGTCCTAAAGGATCTGTTTAATAACAAAATAGCTTCCAGGTTGAGGTGAAGGTAATGTACTTGAGAGAAGCGGTATCTCGAAGCAATAATATTGATTGGAGTTTAGTAGGGACGGTAGTCTCACCAGAGAATGAGAGATTGGCATATGAGTTTTTTAGGAGAATGGCTTCATTTTTTCAAAAAGAAAATCTAGTACCTGTTTCACCTAAATTTGCTGATATTGCTCGTTTATTAGGTGGTGAAAAAGAGCTAGTAGATATTACAACGATTTATAGTCAAGAAACCATAGAATACATTAATAAGTTTTCTGGTATAGAATTGTTTTGTAATTTTTATCTGAAATTAGCAAGCTATATAGATGATCATCCGGAATACTCTGAGTATATTCATGTATATGAACCGTTGTTAAGAATACTAGAACGGAAAGGGGCATTTGTATTTAGAGTGAATGAACTAGAGATAGTTGGTGTTTGTCACTTCCCTCTAGGAGGATGGTATGAAAGATTTTTGAATAAGCCATCGTACGATATAGAAAACTTATAAATTTAAAAATAGTTTTCGCTGAATGGTGCGTGACTTACATAAACTCGAACGTATTTACGTGATTAAAAAGTATGGTTCATGGAGTGATTTATATGAATAATGAAAATGAACTCGATGATAAAGTTCGCCATATTAGGGAAAATGAATTATCCATACGAGAATTAATTGAATTTCTGGATTCAAAACAAATATATATCATCAGTAATACGATGATTAGAGTCGTAGAACTAAAAATAAAAAATATATTAGTGATTGAAAAGCTTCAATATTTAACTCAATATATGGGCGCACGCTATACATTTGCAGAGGGGATTGGAGTTGGACATTTTGCAATGGCAACATTATCAATCTTGAATACCTCTGATTCTTTTAAAGCATATCATGTAACCCTAGAGAATCTAAAAGAAGTAGATATACAAAGGATAGAAAAGGCAATTGTAATATTAAATGACTTGATAAGAGGTTAAAAATTTTAAAAGGAAAATGACCCATCCACATCCGTATGAGGAATTCATTATTTAATCGTACTGTAACTAACTAATAAAGCTGAACTAATACTTTGAACAGGTCGATTATTGTCAGAAAGAGCCGTAATTACCTGTTTTTTTATTGTTCTCAAATTCAATCGAAATTAGCAGACTTCTCAGAGAAAATATAAGAATGGTCTAGCGTGATGTGCTGGTTCTGAAATGAAGTAGCTTTTGATCTCAGTAAAAGAAAAAAACGAAAAACGCTACTGACATACTGTTGGCAATAGGGGGCTTATATAATCATGCATATAACACAACCACCCATATACTAAGGAGGACATAACATTATGTCAGTAATCGGACCCGACTTCATTTCACTTCAAGTAAGCAATCTGGAAAGCTCTGCAGAATTCTATCAAAACTATTTAGGATTGGTTCGCTCACAGGCAGGTCCACCTCATGCTGTGGTCTTTGATACGAAGCCTATTGCATTTGCTCTTCGTGACTTACTCCCGGGAGTAGAGCTCAGCTCGGCTAGTCAGCCTGGACTTGGTGTTGCTCTGTGGCTTCAAGCCCCTGATGCGCAAGAAATCCACGACAAACTTGTTGCTGCAGGCGTAACGATCACATCTTCACCAATCGATGGACCATTTGGGCGAACCTTTACATTTGCTGATCCAGACGGTTACTTAGTTACCCTTCACAGTAAAGCTTAAACCGTAATTAGATTCAGTTTAATGAAGGTTGTTTAATTC
It includes:
- a CDS encoding VOC family protein, with amino-acid sequence MSVIGPDFISLQVSNLESSAEFYQNYLGLVRSQAGPPHAVVFDTKPIAFALRDLLPGVELSSASQPGLGVALWLQAPDAQEIHDKLVAAGVTITSSPIDGPFGRTFTFADPDGYLVTLHSKA